One region of Drosophila subobscura isolate 14011-0131.10 chromosome J, UCBerk_Dsub_1.0, whole genome shotgun sequence genomic DNA includes:
- the LOC117894366 gene encoding proton-coupled amino acid transporter-like protein CG1139 isoform X2, which translates to MSKNGHSNAGFVGDHADSVQKPTGKSYSLELAEKGGTHSNSSTNKAIVAKDPDYNPYQNRDVEHPTTNSETLFHLLKGSLGTGILAMPNAFRNSGYITGSIGTIVIGFICTYCIHQLVKAEYELCRRKKIPSMNYPAVAETALGEGPGFFRACAPYIGTVVNTFLLIYQLGTCCVYVVFVASNIKAIVDAVGDTNVDVRLCMIIILLPLILINWVRNLKYLAPFSTLANAITMVSFGIICYYIFREPVSTEGKDAFGKPENFPLFFGTVLFALEAIGVILPLENEMKTPQKFGGNCGVLNVSMILIVFLYVGMGLFGYLNYGNSVLGSITLNMPEHELLSQCVKGMLAFAIYITHGLACYVAIDITWNDYVAKRLGPQRNKLFWEYAVRTILVLMTFLLAVAIPNLELFISLFGALCLSALGLAFPALIQICTHWYETKGLRKVWLLLSNFVLIIVGILGLVIGTYTSLREIVLTFTE; encoded by the exons ATGAGTAAGAATGGACACAGTAATGCCGGCTTTGTCGGCGATCATGCGGACAGCGTACAGAAGCCGACGGGCAAGTCCTACTCCCTGGAGCTGGCCGAGAAGGGTGGCActcacagcaacagcagcacgaaCAAGGCCATAGTGGCCAAGGATCCCGATTACAATCCCTACCAGAATCGTGATGTCGAGCATCCCACAAC CAATTCGGAAACGTTGTTCCATCTGCTTAAGGGCTCTCTGGGCACTGGCATTCTGGCCATGCCGAATGCCTTCCGCAACTCTGGCTACATTACGGGCTCCATTGGCACCATTGTGATTGGATTTATCTGCACGTACTGCATCCATCAGTTGGTCAAAGCGGAGTACGAGCTGTGCCGTAGGAAGAAG ATTCCCAGCATGAACTATCCTGCCGTGGCGGAGACTGCTTTGGGCGAGGGTCCTGGCTTCTTCAGAGCCTGTGCCCCCTACATTGGCACTGTGGTAAACACCTTCCTGTTGATCTACCAGCTGGGCACCTGCTGCGTGTACGTGGTGTTTGTCGCTTCGAACATCAAGGCCATTGTGGATGCCGTCGGTGACACGAACGTCGATGTGCGCCTCTGCATGATCATcattctgctgccgctgattcTCATCAATTGGGTGCGCAACCTCAAGTATTTGGCGCCATTCTCCACGCTGGCCAATGCCATTACGATGGTCTCCTTTGGCATCATCTGCTACTACATCTTCCGCGAGCCCGTCTCCACCGAGGGCAAGGATGCCTTCGGCAAGCCCGAGAACTTTCCGCTCTTCTTCGGCACCGTTCTGTTCGCCCTGGAGGCCATCGGTGTCATCCTGCCGCTGGAGAATGAGATGAAGACACCGCAAAAGTTTGGCGGCAACTGTGGCGTTCTCAACGTCTCCATGATCCTCATTGTGTTCCTCTACGTGGGCATGGGTCTATTTGGCTATCTCAACTATGGCAACTCCGTGCTGGGTTCCATAACGCTGAATATGCCAGAGCATGAGCT CCTGTCGCAGTGCGTGAAGGGTATGCTGGCATTTGCCATCTACATTAcccatggcctggcctgctaTGTGGCCATTGACATCACCTGGAACGACTATGTGGCCAAGCGGCTGGGTCCGCAGCGCAACAAGCTCTTCTGGGAGTACGCAGTCCGCACGATTCTTGTCCTGATGACTT tcctgctggctgtggccataCCCAATCTGGAGCTGTTCATCTCACTGTTTGGTGCCCTGTGCCTGTCCGCCCTGGGCCTGGCCTTCCCGGCCCTCATCCAGATTTGCACGCACTGGTACGAGACCAAGGGTCTGCGCAAGGTCTGGCTTTTGTTGA GTAACTTTGTGCTGATCATTGTGGGCATTCTGGGACTTGTGATCGGCACTTACACCTCACTGAGGGAGATCGTTCTGACCTTCACCGAGTAG
- the LOC117894366 gene encoding proton-coupled amino acid transporter-like protein CG1139 isoform X1 codes for MPSEVAAAPHLPQLHKRFRFLHQPNSCCSTVAMSKNGHSNAGFVGDHADSVQKPTGKSYSLELAEKGGTHSNSSTNKAIVAKDPDYNPYQNRDVEHPTTNSETLFHLLKGSLGTGILAMPNAFRNSGYITGSIGTIVIGFICTYCIHQLVKAEYELCRRKKIPSMNYPAVAETALGEGPGFFRACAPYIGTVVNTFLLIYQLGTCCVYVVFVASNIKAIVDAVGDTNVDVRLCMIIILLPLILINWVRNLKYLAPFSTLANAITMVSFGIICYYIFREPVSTEGKDAFGKPENFPLFFGTVLFALEAIGVILPLENEMKTPQKFGGNCGVLNVSMILIVFLYVGMGLFGYLNYGNSVLGSITLNMPEHELLSQCVKGMLAFAIYITHGLACYVAIDITWNDYVAKRLGPQRNKLFWEYAVRTILVLMTFLLAVAIPNLELFISLFGALCLSALGLAFPALIQICTHWYETKGLRKVWLLLSNFVLIIVGILGLVIGTYTSLREIVLTFTE; via the exons GCCATGAGTAAGAATGGACACAGTAATGCCGGCTTTGTCGGCGATCATGCGGACAGCGTACAGAAGCCGACGGGCAAGTCCTACTCCCTGGAGCTGGCCGAGAAGGGTGGCActcacagcaacagcagcacgaaCAAGGCCATAGTGGCCAAGGATCCCGATTACAATCCCTACCAGAATCGTGATGTCGAGCATCCCACAAC CAATTCGGAAACGTTGTTCCATCTGCTTAAGGGCTCTCTGGGCACTGGCATTCTGGCCATGCCGAATGCCTTCCGCAACTCTGGCTACATTACGGGCTCCATTGGCACCATTGTGATTGGATTTATCTGCACGTACTGCATCCATCAGTTGGTCAAAGCGGAGTACGAGCTGTGCCGTAGGAAGAAG ATTCCCAGCATGAACTATCCTGCCGTGGCGGAGACTGCTTTGGGCGAGGGTCCTGGCTTCTTCAGAGCCTGTGCCCCCTACATTGGCACTGTGGTAAACACCTTCCTGTTGATCTACCAGCTGGGCACCTGCTGCGTGTACGTGGTGTTTGTCGCTTCGAACATCAAGGCCATTGTGGATGCCGTCGGTGACACGAACGTCGATGTGCGCCTCTGCATGATCATcattctgctgccgctgattcTCATCAATTGGGTGCGCAACCTCAAGTATTTGGCGCCATTCTCCACGCTGGCCAATGCCATTACGATGGTCTCCTTTGGCATCATCTGCTACTACATCTTCCGCGAGCCCGTCTCCACCGAGGGCAAGGATGCCTTCGGCAAGCCCGAGAACTTTCCGCTCTTCTTCGGCACCGTTCTGTTCGCCCTGGAGGCCATCGGTGTCATCCTGCCGCTGGAGAATGAGATGAAGACACCGCAAAAGTTTGGCGGCAACTGTGGCGTTCTCAACGTCTCCATGATCCTCATTGTGTTCCTCTACGTGGGCATGGGTCTATTTGGCTATCTCAACTATGGCAACTCCGTGCTGGGTTCCATAACGCTGAATATGCCAGAGCATGAGCT CCTGTCGCAGTGCGTGAAGGGTATGCTGGCATTTGCCATCTACATTAcccatggcctggcctgctaTGTGGCCATTGACATCACCTGGAACGACTATGTGGCCAAGCGGCTGGGTCCGCAGCGCAACAAGCTCTTCTGGGAGTACGCAGTCCGCACGATTCTTGTCCTGATGACTT tcctgctggctgtggccataCCCAATCTGGAGCTGTTCATCTCACTGTTTGGTGCCCTGTGCCTGTCCGCCCTGGGCCTGGCCTTCCCGGCCCTCATCCAGATTTGCACGCACTGGTACGAGACCAAGGGTCTGCGCAAGGTCTGGCTTTTGTTGA GTAACTTTGTGCTGATCATTGTGGGCATTCTGGGACTTGTGATCGGCACTTACACCTCACTGAGGGAGATCGTTCTGACCTTCACCGAGTAG